The Gammaproteobacteria bacterium genome window below encodes:
- a CDS encoding FMN-binding glutamate synthase family protein, whose amino-acid sequence MDDFLQIGKTWIGYGLEISQDLFSILFLILLVCIPILYITDITQSKHAVRRNFPVIGRFRYFFEHVGEFFRQYFFSMDREEMPFNRAQRSWVYRAAKDISNTIAFGSSRDISKVGTVLFANCPYPTLGEDAAPLAKQTIGPECRHPFTTKSVFNISGMSYGAISKPAILALAEGAKKSGCWMNTGEGGLSKYHLQSGCDIVFQIGTAKYGVRDLISGKLSESKLREVSLHNQVRMFEIKLSQGGKPGKGGILPGDKVTKEVADIRGVRMGEDSISPNRHPDISSDEDLLDMIAFIREITGKPVGFKCVIGSEDWLDRLFQLITVRGKSTAPDFITVDSADGGTGAAPMPLLDDMGLPLKESLPMLVNKLNQYDLYERVNVIASGKLVTPADVAWALCLGAEFVSSARGFMFSLGCIQALQCNKNTCPTGIATHDKGLQRGLNPHLKSLRVANYVKNIVHEVGMIAHSCGVNHPRELNRRHARVVQENGLSVPLNILYPSEGYESVVERRNLGARPWSGRQDDNEDINLENTVVNIPLKQLSEKADSSL is encoded by the coding sequence ATGGATGATTTTCTACAAATAGGCAAGACATGGATAGGATATGGTCTTGAGATATCACAAGACCTATTTTCTATTTTATTTCTGATCCTACTGGTTTGTATTCCAATCTTATATATTACGGATATCACGCAGTCCAAACATGCGGTACGACGTAATTTCCCCGTTATCGGGCGCTTTCGCTATTTTTTTGAACATGTAGGTGAATTCTTCCGACAATATTTCTTTTCTATGGATCGTGAAGAGATGCCATTTAATCGCGCGCAGCGTTCATGGGTGTATCGCGCAGCAAAAGATATCAGTAACACGATAGCATTCGGATCTTCACGCGACATAAGTAAAGTAGGTACGGTGTTATTTGCAAATTGTCCGTATCCAACCTTGGGTGAAGATGCAGCACCATTGGCTAAGCAAACAATTGGGCCTGAATGTAGACATCCATTTACCACTAAATCTGTTTTTAATATTTCAGGGATGAGTTATGGGGCAATATCTAAGCCTGCTATTTTGGCTCTTGCAGAGGGAGCAAAGAAATCTGGTTGCTGGATGAATACTGGTGAAGGTGGATTGTCAAAATATCACTTGCAAAGTGGGTGCGACATTGTATTTCAAATTGGTACAGCAAAGTACGGCGTAAGAGACCTCATTAGTGGAAAATTGAGTGAGTCGAAGCTGAGGGAAGTATCCCTGCATAATCAAGTACGTATGTTTGAAATAAAGTTGAGCCAAGGTGGCAAGCCTGGCAAAGGAGGTATTCTACCGGGAGATAAAGTCACTAAAGAGGTGGCTGATATACGCGGTGTTAGAATGGGGGAGGACTCAATCAGCCCTAATCGCCATCCAGATATTAGTAGTGATGAAGATTTATTAGACATGATTGCATTCATTCGTGAGATAACAGGTAAGCCTGTTGGATTTAAATGTGTAATTGGTTCTGAAGATTGGTTAGACCGTTTATTCCAATTAATTACTGTACGTGGAAAATCTACCGCGCCAGATTTTATTACAGTTGATAGTGCAGATGGTGGAACGGGAGCTGCTCCTATGCCATTGCTAGATGATATGGGTCTACCGTTAAAAGAAAGTTTGCCAATGTTGGTGAATAAATTAAATCAGTATGATCTTTATGAGAGAGTAAATGTAATTGCATCTGGGAAATTGGTTACACCAGCAGATGTTGCCTGGGCTTTATGTCTGGGCGCTGAATTTGTGTCCTCGGCGCGTGGCTTCATGTTTTCTTTAGGTTGTATACAAGCTTTGCAATGTAATAAAAACACTTGTCCTACTGGTATCGCAACTCATGATAAGGGGTTGCAACGAGGTTTAAACCCACATTTAAAGTCATTGCGTGTAGCAAATTACGTTAAGAATATAGTGCATGAGGTTGGGATGATTGCGCATTCGTGTGGAGTGAATCATCCTCGAGAATTGAATAGGCGTCATGCGCGAGTAGTGCAGGAGAATGGTTTATCAGTACCATTGAATATATTGTATCCATCAGAAGGTTATGAGTCTGTTGTGGAACGTCGAAATCTTGGTGCGCGTCCATGGTCAGGGAGACAGGACGATAATGAGGACATAAATTTAGAAAATACAGTTGTAAACATACCTCTTAAGCAACTGAGTGAAAAAGCGGACTCGAGTTTATAG
- a CDS encoding OmpA family protein, whose translation MSDAPPAKAPESAGSPLWMATFADLMSLLMCFFVLLLSFSEMDAAKFKELAGSLSKAFGVQRDVPANELPKGTSVVTTEFSPGKPDNATLLKIMRQQTTDESKQNLNFTSGDKNLNKKEVAKEIYQAAVKRMHDEAKKITQILKSEIDSGIVEVEWTDREIVIRIRERGTFLSGDDKIEQEFSSLLKKIAIALNAVEGKIIVSGHTDNRPINTSRFPSNWVLSAARAAAVVHHLEAKENINPERLQIRAYGDIKPIFTNYTENSRSKNRRVEISILGNKSLLYEYEDVSSVIDN comes from the coding sequence ATGTCTGATGCACCTCCCGCTAAAGCGCCAGAATCTGCAGGATCACCGTTATGGATGGCAACCTTTGCCGATTTGATGTCGCTATTGATGTGTTTTTTCGTTTTGCTTTTATCATTTTCAGAGATGGATGCAGCTAAATTCAAAGAGCTTGCAGGTTCTTTGTCTAAAGCATTTGGTGTGCAACGAGATGTGCCCGCAAATGAGCTACCAAAAGGCACAAGCGTTGTTACAACAGAATTTAGTCCAGGCAAGCCAGATAATGCAACACTGTTAAAAATAATGCGTCAACAAACTACAGATGAGAGTAAACAAAACTTAAACTTTACAAGTGGAGATAAAAATTTAAATAAAAAAGAAGTTGCAAAAGAAATATATCAAGCTGCGGTAAAACGTATGCATGATGAAGCCAAAAAAATTACTCAAATATTAAAAAGTGAAATTGATTCAGGAATTGTTGAAGTGGAGTGGACTGATAGAGAAATTGTGATTCGAATTAGAGAGCGAGGTACATTTCTCTCTGGTGACGATAAAATTGAACAAGAATTTTCATCTTTATTGAAGAAAATTGCGATAGCTTTAAATGCAGTTGAAGGAAAGATAATTGTTTCCGGTCATACCGACAATCGTCCTATTAATACATCAAGATTTCCATCGAACTGGGTATTATCTGCGGCGCGTGCAGCAGCAGTTGTGCATCATTTAGAAGCAAAAGAGAATATTAATCCTGAACGATTGCAAATTAGAGCGTATGGAGATATTAAACCTATATTTACTAATTATACAGAAAATAGCCGCTCTAAGAATCGACGAGTTGAAATATCTATTTTAGGAAATAAGAGTTTGTTGTATGAATATGAAGATGTTTCTTCAGTTATTGATAACTAA